One Pseudomonadota bacterium DNA segment encodes these proteins:
- a CDS encoding glycosyltransferase family 2 protein — protein sequence MKAVGIAALIPLYNHAATLEQVVAGVRRRLDPVIVVDDGSTDAAAAALARPRPGIHIIRHARNLGKGAAILSGAARADELGCRHVITIDADGQHFAEDIEAFLSAIAADPEAVVVGRRDFSATTVPRSSRFGRDFSNFWFRVQTGRKIGDSQSGFRAYPLKVLLAFKWREKRYAFENEVLVRAAWAGIRIREIPVNVHYPARHEHISHFHRLWDNLRLSFLNTRLTMRSMLPWPHDQVDGRGRPTAEPVSLLHPVRSLRRLLHENATPPQLALAVALGVLVGALPLLGLRGLLILMVTGYFRLNKVVALSAGNLCIPPFVPALCIELGYFLRHGRFLTEISLRTLGYQAPARLWEWGLGALLVGPGLALSFGLATWLLAETLSTRRRKTRREN from the coding sequence CTGAAAGCCGTCGGAATCGCCGCGCTGATTCCCCTTTACAATCATGCCGCCACCCTGGAACAGGTTGTCGCCGGGGTGCGCCGCCGGCTGGATCCGGTAATCGTCGTCGACGACGGCAGCACCGATGCGGCCGCGGCGGCGTTGGCGCGGCCGCGGCCGGGAATTCACATCATTCGCCATGCCCGCAATCTGGGCAAGGGTGCGGCGATTCTCAGCGGGGCCGCCCGGGCCGACGAACTCGGCTGCCGGCATGTCATCACCATCGATGCCGACGGCCAGCATTTCGCCGAGGATATCGAGGCTTTCCTGAGCGCCATCGCCGCCGACCCCGAAGCCGTCGTCGTCGGCCGCCGCGATTTCTCCGCGACCACGGTCCCGCGCTCGTCGCGTTTCGGCCGAGACTTTTCCAACTTCTGGTTTCGGGTTCAGACCGGGAGGAAAATCGGCGACAGCCAGAGCGGTTTTCGCGCCTATCCCCTCAAGGTTTTACTGGCCTTTAAATGGCGGGAAAAGCGCTACGCCTTTGAAAACGAGGTCCTGGTCCGGGCCGCCTGGGCCGGAATCCGCATTCGGGAAATCCCGGTCAACGTTCATTATCCGGCCCGACATGAGCACATTTCACATTTTCACCGCCTCTGGGACAACCTCCGCTTGAGCTTTCTCAATACCCGGCTGACCATGCGCTCGATGCTGCCCTGGCCTCATGACCAGGTCGACGGCCGGGGCCGGCCGACGGCGGAACCGGTTTCCCTGCTGCATCCCGTGCGCAGCCTGCGCCGGCTGTTGCATGAAAATGCGACTCCGCCGCAACTGGCTTTGGCCGTCGCCCTCGGAGTTCTGGTCGGCGCCCTGCCGCTGCTCGGTCTGCGCGGTCTGTTGATTTTGATGGTGACCGGCTATTTTCGTCTCAACAAGGTCGTCGCCCTGAGCGCCGGCAACCTCTGCATACCGCCTTTCGTCCCGGCCCTCTGCATCGAGCTCGGTTACTTTCTGCGCCACGGTCGGTTCCTCACCGAAATTTCCCTGCGCACCCTGGGCTATCAGGCCCCGGCCCGGCTCTGGGAGTGGGGACTGGGCGCGCTTCTGGTCGGCCCCGGTCTGGCGTTGTCGTTCGGCCTGGCGACCTGGCTGCTGGCCGAGACCCTTTCCACCCGTAGGCGAAAAACGCGCCGCGAAAACTAA